TGAACCCATACTTTCTCATGGCGAACGGAGAGTGCTCAGGCGTCTGGAGTGACGCGATTGTGGCGGAACTCTCGCGAGTTCGGCCCAGAGTCCAGTTCACCGAACTCTGCGAGAGTTTCGGCAATATTTCGTACAGCAAGGACGGAAGGATGGTGATTATGCCCGAGTACCCACGGACACGGATATCCTCCTTGAAGCTTTCCAACTATCGATCGCTCGCAACGAGAATCACAATCCAGTAAGCAATGAATATTGCAGATTGTGAAAGTAAGAAGATACTATAAGAAATAAAGGAGAGCAGCAGATTCGGAGATTTTAGTACTGCTCACTATAGCAAGGCACAAGAGGTTGCGTAAATTTAttttccctcccccccttttcttttgttaCATTTATCATGGCCTATCTGCATATTTGGAGACGGCGTTTATGGCCTTGCAAACGACACAATGGGCGAAATAGTACAGCAGCCTGACATTGGCAAATGGACAGAGCACGGAGTTTGGGAAACACGCGTCACATAAAGCTCGATTGCGAACATGATGCCCGCCCTATGCGGCAAGGGCCTGAGAACCGATTTACTTTGGGAATCTGCTCGCTTGAAGGATGATACAATACCCCCCTCGGACATTTTTGATGGTTTTGGACTTGGTGGTTACCGCATATGCGAGATAGATACCCATAATGAGAATTCTACTTTTAAAAGATCAAGCAAGTGGCGTCTTCATCGATTTGCAAACACAAGCTGCTCGTGGCTATTCTGTACGCGCCTTGGGTGCTGTGTGGGCCCCCCCGTCGCTGATGATGACGCCCAGAATCCAGCAGTTGACCAGGAAGAAGGCCACGGATGACGCCCACAGGCCAGGGAAGAAGGTGCTGCGTCCCAAAAACTCCAGCTCGTACCCCTGGTGCAGCCACGCTCCTTGCGAGACGAGCCATAGGACCAACGCCGTCATGCCCAGGCGCGGCTTGCGCAGGAATGTCGAGGTGGGGAGGTACAAGGGCAGGAAGATCATGTACCAGAGGAAATACTACGCTTGTTAGCCCGCCCCGTGAAGATGCCCGTTTCGTCGATAGGAAGTTTCTAGTGTGCCGGGAACGGCTTACCTGCGAGGTGCACACCTTGTTGAAGGTGACAAAGGCAAACGTCTGCGCCATCATGGTCGTCGCCAggtccttcttggccagtaCCAGCGGAATGAGGACGCACGAGAGCGACAGCTGCGGGAGGAAGGCGAGCGACTCGGCGTGCAGGGGGATACCTGGCCGCGAGGACGCGAGGTACAGCAGGACGTTGTAGGGCGAGAAGTTGTGCCGGTGGTCGATGCGAGTGAGGTGGTGGAAGAAGGTGTGCACGAGGAACGGGCGGCCGTAGCTGCGGAAGTCTGTTTGAGTAACTGCGGCACGACGAGGAGAcgaaaaagggggggagaCATACACGGCGTACATGAGGACGTTGAGTCCTGTAAAGGTGGCGAGGCTCACGGCGGCGAGCTGGATTCTGTCCCGGGACAGGAATCgcgcgcggcggcgggccgGCTTGCGACGCGGGCGGTCGTCGTCCATCCACCACGCGATGGCGGGCGCCCAGATGCACGGGTATATCTTGAAGtggacgccgaggccgagcagcgcggcggcgaggttgaCCCTGTGCCCTTCGGCGGCCCAGACGAGCGCCGTGGCCAGGACGCCCAGCAGGCCCTCGGCGCTGCCGCGCGTGCTGATGGTCGCGACCATGGGGTTCCAGAGCCACAGGGCGGCGAAGGCGCCCGCTTGCTCGGGGGGGATGCCCCTACGGCGGAGGATGCGGAGGATGAGCCACCCGGCGAGgaggtcggcgagggcgaagaCGACTTTGCcgaaggagaagaaggacacgGTGGGGAGGAGGAGCCATGCCAGGAGAGGGGTGTAGCGGTAGGTGTCGCGCGCGTAGGGGGACTGCGCGTGCCAGACGTAGCGGGATGCGTCGGTGAAGACGAGGTAGTCGATGTCTGTGTATTTGATGGCCGAGTGGGCGTCTTGGTAGGTGCCGTACACGAGGAGCGCGGCGCGGAGGAGGGcggcgatgaggaggagCGGCGTTGGGCGGAGGAgcgatgccatcatggccatggcgttggcgacggcggcgatgcgACGATCAATGAGGATTGAGAGACGTCGGTGGAGGTGTTTCCCATGCTTGCGGGCGGGAGGGGGAGCTTATGTCGATGCTGGCGGCGGAGTGCGTTCCGCCCTGCTCTTCACATCCCTTGGTGTTGATTCACACGTGCaagcttgagcttggagcttggagctTGATGGCACCTTGTGTCTGGTGGGATGCAGTTGGGGGGATGGGGAAAAACGTGGGGCGCAAATTGTTAGTGCGGCTCCCAATCCGTCACACCAGACCGGACCGTTCAATGGGGATGCGTTTGGCGAACCCACATCCATCAACAACAACCTCACTTGGCCCCGTTGAAAACCATCACCAAAAGTATCAAAATTTGGACGCGTGAACATGCCCGCGGGAACTAAGAGAGACCGAGACGGCAACGCGCGCTCCAGATCATCGCAGGACGCGCCCCGCACCAGATTCCAGTCCCTGTTTGAAAACTTTCGCGATGAGCTGGATGAGCACTATGATCGGAAGGAGAGGGTAGTCAAGGCGTCGAGGGACGTCACCGCCCAGAGTAAGAAGATGTACGCTTCCCACTGTAATGTATTATATATACACACTGTACTAATTCTGGGGAAAAAAGTATTTTTGCGCTGCAACGGTAAGATGAGATGAGCAGCTACACATGCACacaaacatacatacaaaaCGTGGTGACTTTCGACACCTTGGCTCACAAGAATTAGAGTAAAACACATCAACCAAGGCCTGCCCCCGTCTACGGAAAAGGACGTGACCACACGCATGGCTGAAATCACGGCACTCCTGCAATCCATCTCCCCGGATGTGCAGTCCATAAACCGCCACCGATACAGCTGGTCGCTTCGATGCCTCGAGGAGCTGGTCGAGGCGCTCTCGTTTGCGCACTACCTCCGCCACCAGAAGCTGATTACTCCccaggaggcggcggcttctACCCCGGGAGACATTGCGCTCACGCCGCACGACTACATGTTTGGCGTCTTTGACCTCTTTGGCGAAATGATGCGGTTTGCGACGGTGACGACGGCGCAGCATGGGGAGAtgctgggcggcgaggatggGCGGAACATACTGGGCGATATTCAGGAGCTGGGGTGTGCGTTTGAGGCGCTGCGGGAGATTCCCACCAGGGACTACAGGAACAAGATGGAGGCCATGAGGCAGAGCGTGAGCAAGgtggagaagctgggctACGGGCTTGCTGTCAGGGGGAGCGAGAGACCCAAGGGGTGGGTGCCTGACATGAAGGACGACGTGGAGGCCGGGAGTCCCTGATTGACGCTGCAAGGAGGGATGTGAGAGATGCACTTTGTGACTTCTTGGGGCAGTGGCCATGTGGGCATGTTGGAGAGGTTGGCGAGCGGTACACTTGTTGAGAAACcgggagaagatgatggatcATGCTGTATGCAGACCGTCATGGACAGAATATGCTTCTTGCTTTGCTGGGGCCTTGTGTGTTAGCCGCATTTCCCTATTTTGCCTTTCTAACCATGTGCCAAAAGTCAATAATGGACTATTTTGGGTTCGGTATGGACATGGACCGCCTTTGATGAGCATGATGAGGCCCACGGATGCTGAGCACGTGGATGCCGCGTCCTCAAGCTGGCCCTTTAGTGTATACAGAAAATGCACCAGGACATTACAACAAAGCTTGGATAGGCCGGTCTTCTATTGACTTTCGATGCCGTCCAAGCCTTGGGGTTAGCCCACTGCGGGTGTACCTGAATCGGCGCCACGTGGTTACCGTGTCTGTACCTGCCAAGTCCCATGCCACAGTGCATGTAGGCCATCGATACAATGAACAACCCGGATACATGCTGCCAAAACCAAGATTCTCGTA
The DNA window shown above is from Metarhizium brunneum chromosome 1, complete sequence and carries:
- the GPI14 gene encoding GPI mannosyltransferase 1 translates to MAMMASLLRPTPLLLIAALLRAALLVYGTYQDAHSAIKYTDIDYLVFTDASRYVWHAQSPYARDTYRYTPLLAWLLLPTVSFFSFGKVVFALADLLAGWLILRILRRRGIPPEQAGAFAALWLWNPMVATISTRGSAEGLLGVLATALVWAAEGHRVNLAAALLGLGVHFKIYPCIWAPAIAWWMDDDRPRRKPARRRARFLSRDRIQLAAVSLATFTGLNVLMYAVYVSPPFSSPRRAAVTQTDFRSYGRPFLVHTFFHHLTRIDHRHNFSPYNVLLYLASSRPGIPLHAESLAFLPQLSLSCVLIPLVLAKKDLATTMMAQTFAFVTFNKVCTSQYFLWYMIFLPLYLPTSTFLRKPRLGMTALVLWLVSQGAWLHQGYELEFLGRSTFFPGLWASSVAFFLVNCWILGVIISDGGAHTAPKARTE
- the Tsnax gene encoding Translin-associated protein X; amino-acid sequence: MPAGTKRDRDGNARSRSSQDAPRTRFQSLFENFRDELDEHYDRKERVVKASRDVTAQSKKIIFALQRVKHINQGLPPSTEKDVTTRMAEITALLQSISPDVQSINRHRYSWSLRCLEELVEALSFAHYLRHQKLITPQEAAASTPGDIALTPHDYMFGVFDLFGEMMRFATVTTAQHGEMLGGEDGRNILGDIQELGCAFEALREIPTRDYRNKMEAMRQSVSKVEKLGYGLAVRGSERPKGWVPDMKDDVEAGSP